Proteins from a genomic interval of Nematostella vectensis chromosome 12, jaNemVect1.1, whole genome shotgun sequence:
- the LOC5506112 gene encoding ubiquitin carboxyl-terminal hydrolase 31 isoform X1 encodes MSFKSRAASLGELNGGQSERSEETMERCKSSRSLAKKKSFRFGSKNREEGRKLSRKASMKSVSNMIQKIVVKMSSVAVQLPANETSSSNGDLTRVENASYKQRNSDDNLTTNKLDSGYDRTPEVFSLTGLKNHGNTCFINAIIQCLAHTDLLAEYFVMGGYKQDLKLRKGQIKKFGTKGEVTEKLAVLLKSLWYSEYSGEVSSEFKSVVGKHGAQYRGYSQHDAQEFLLWLLDIVHEDLNRATKRKYKANKDNLGRSDECIATEALNNHLRCNDSFVLDLFQAQYRSALSCPKCKQKSTTFDPFLCLSLPIPQRSLRPLLVTIVFVGASRAPLRIGVSVPISGSISDLCAAISEMTDIPCSSLIITELSSDGFNRRFYANQPLSIIHDSDAIYGFEAPQRLYPSQQNDGCSVTSPGMPEGPDSIVILLLNSQGQGRQIRRFGQPFVVHVLQELSFSKLQALFLHEMDRMLLDNADFQIKKHRQLFRLRVMNGLAGRSYLSSELDHPLYTATVESALTYNKGSTGPAHIRMVLEWESELRNRLGITNSCIKPDVQDSPEEHTSVQNVQNLFSNTHAVNLDNCFELYTKDETLGLDDAWLCPRCKKLQQGTVKKLSLWSLPEVLIIHLKRFRQCPSGRTKLHTLVEFPVNDLDMSPHLEPRHKIIPDTHSVLTNWPHWRRTRRSSGVAGEDNLYDLYAVCNHLGNMSGGHYTAHCRNPTDGQWYLYDDTRVEQVPVNQVTTQAAYLLFYARRNLGCSSASESSGSLDHWTRRIPPRVSRESLVTSSREELNDDSNKPQQAEAIDAPKEPSMGPEGTVVAESCV; translated from the exons atGAGTTTTAAATCCCGAGCCGCAAGCTTGGGCGAACTTAATGGCGGTCAGAGTGAAAGATCCGAAGAAACTATGGAAAGATGTAAAAGTTCGCGAAGTTTAGCGAAGAAGAAAAGCTTTCGCTTTGGTTCGAAGAATCGTGAAGAAGGGAGAAAACTCTCTCGAAAAGCATCCATGAAGTCTGTGTCTAATATGATACAAAAAATCGTGGTTAAAATGAGTTCTGTTGCGGTTCAACTACCGGCGAACGAAACTTCATCGAGTAATGGCGATTTGACAAGAGTCGAAAATGCCTCTTACAAACAGCGAAATAGCGACGATAATTTAACAACCAACAAACTTGACAGCGGCTATGATAGGACTCCAGAGGTGTTTTCTTTAACAGGACTAAAAAATCACGGGAATACGTGCTTTATAAATGCTATTATACAGTGTTTGGCACATACGGATTTATTGGCCGAGTATTTTGTCATGGGGGGCTATAAACAGGATTTGAAACTACGTAAGGGGCAAATCAAGAAATTCGGCACTAAAGGGGAAGTGACGGAGAAGCTAGCGGTTTTACTCAAGAGCTTGTGGTACAGCGAGTATTCAGGTGAAGTGAGTAGCGAGTTTAAATCGGTGGTTGGAAAACATGGAGCCCAATATCGGGGCTATTCGCAACACGACGCGCAAGAATTCTTGCTTTGGTTACTTGATATAGTTCACGAGGACCTAAATCGAGCGACAAAACGAAAGTACAAAGCTAATAAG GATAACTTAGGTCGCTCTGATGAATGCATAGCTACAGAGGCTCTGAACAATCACCTTCGCTGTAATGACAGTTTCGTACTAGATCTATTCCAAGCACAATACCGATCTGCACTTTCTTGTCCCAAATGCAAGCAGAAGTCCACTACATTTGATCCCTTTCTGTGTCTGTCCCTCCCCATACCTCAGAGAAGCCTCAGGCCATTGCTTGTGACCATTGTGTTTGTTGGCGCGTCTAGGGCGCCGCTAAGAATAGGAGTGAGCGTTCCTATAAGTGGGAGTATATCTGATCTCTGCGCAGCAATATCCGAGATGACCGATATCCCATGCAGCTCTCTCATTATCACTGAACTCAGTTCTGATGGCTTTAATCGACGTTTCTATGCCAACCAGCCGTTAAGCATCATTCATGATAGTGATGCCATATATGGATTTGAAGCACCACAGAGATTGTACCCATCCCAACAGAATGATGGATGCTCTGTGACCTCTCCCGGTATGCCGGAAGGTCCTGACTCTATAGTCATTCTGTTGTTGAACAGCCAAGGTCAGGGAAGACAAATTCGTAG GTTTGGTCAACCATTTGTAGTCCATGTGCTACAGGAGCTAAGCTTTTCTAAACTGCAAGCCTTGTTTCTCCATGAGATGGACAGGATGCTTTTAGACAATGCTGACTTTCAG atTAAAAAGCACAGGCAGCTATTTCGGTTGCGTGTGATGAATGGCTTGGCTGGGCGGAGTTACCTATCATCTGAACTAGACCACCCCCTGTACACTGCAACTGTCGAAAG TGCCCTGACATACAACAAGGGCTCCACAGGTCCTGCACACATCAGAATGGTGTTGGAATGGGAATCAGAGCTGAGGAACAGGTTAGGCATAACAAACAG CTGCATCAAGCCAGATGTCCAAGATAGCCCAGAAGAGCACACCAGTGTGCAGAATGTCCAGAATCTGTTCAGCAACACCCACGCTGTCAACCTAGATAACTGCTTTGAGCTCTACACCAAAGATGAAACG CTGGGCCTGGACGATGCATGGCTGTGTCCGAGATGCAAAAAGTTACAGCAAGGCACAGTCAAGAAGCTTAGCCTCTGGTCTCTACCCGAGGTTCTCATCATACACCTCAAGAGGTTCCGCCAG TGTCCATCTGGTCGTACAAAGCTGCACACGCTAGTGGAATTCCCTGTGAATGACCTTGATATGTCACCCCACCTTGAGCCCCGACACAAGATCATACCCGACACCCACTCGGTACTCACCAACTGGCCCCACTGGCGACGTACCAGAAGAAGCTCGGGCGTGGCAGGGGAGGACAACCTGTACGACCTGTATGCTGTTTGTAACCACCTCGGCAACATGAGCGGGGGTCACTACACGGCACACTGCCGTAACCCTACGGATGGGCAGTGGTACCTGTACGATGACACTAGGGTAGAGCAG GTCCCGGTTAACCAAGTAACCACACAGGCAGCCTATCTTCTATTCTACGCTCGCCGTAACCTCGGCTGCTCCTCGGCATCTGAGTCGTCGGGCTCGTTAGACCACTGGACGCGAAGAATACCACCACGCGTGTCTCGCGAGTCACTCGTGACAAGCTCGCGCGAGGAGCTGAACGATGATTCAAACAAACCACAGCAAG CCGAAGCCATTGACGCCCCGAAGGAGCCGAGCATGGGACCCGAGGGAACAGTCGTCGCTGAGTCATGTGTATAG
- the LOC5506110 gene encoding NFX1-type zinc finger-containing protein 1: protein MSVPQVSTAQPSPKATAFKESTDQGLNSLLKRIGRFNIPQATAPGTSVPQATHGVSVAAQASHGMSLPQASAAQLSPEATAMTASLQIPHKRETSSDLPIAKRMETDKPGIPALQKSKNEKKTLGKGESLLHDQSTSSASMIKSEKSETAKPNEGTTIETIGVSTQTRNSGWYQGTVCKVVERAVFVKPATALPEDYTEKDVYMRPDALGSSLLAIKRGDRLEFVLGNKDQDKVKPRAFRVRSLGYAPRGVAELQEYLEQYLEKLENTDSNGRQALLLDTLPCKALWELLGDSIFPKNTVKVVDYMIALLGLIVRLMDTGKINRKLIEGMTSTLLQGALFRDHDDKVGLPAAIRDNPMESYFHERVTDLCMGVARHVPDAARALLPTVKALCESMSGEKTPFLLDLLQMLLLRGGSCLPELSTWNEMPLVPGSKELADQLVVEDPHLSRVKMGSETYSGSEEYMDTYFRLLHAETFASIQRGIKDLKNSKLDPRDMHVYFKIQLSGYEVHNAVFSLALQFTPAKPVTKWEASPQLMFGNLLCLSPNRTFEDAIWATVSNRDTNLLNKSQLITVELLDCNTLSVSDVISSLQLNDGLTVMVESPTYFHALRPVLNSLQKFEMEDFPLKNEIVHANSSTNLPAYLDSAQTINTKAIEANVTDAWDVDVDEFLLLLPRNFNTLLEFSQSEALVHALSNRLAIVQGPPGCGKTFLGVKIVQLLLSLQPQLTGPVLLLTYKNHALDEFLKAMLQFCEKENIVRIGGRSKEPQLEECNLQTILKNERYTQARFNEIRDIRIAIGDKTEEIKSIAGTIRNSSFLTPESLLQEMSEAQVVSFIRDAGWNKTTLVYRPSPKIWASREWVAKLVISIEQVTTVKTLVLHCFKEGVPKDNTDARYCFELFNKALETWIPDRKQLAELRNLEARFVKESYDDVENAAGINIEQKKDNRRNDNDDDEFDEEEVQALLDARLSSLGGDGRGERKRDNLVLFEKNSAAVLVSLQDYPQNMEPSSAILAVENLWSLKGMQRFQFLYTILYNRSHGTADKLGELLAELEELRDRKQGIETHHKLGVLQSKKIVGVTITGASINHDLLQLLEPSVVIVEEAAEILEPSLLAALTPQLQHLILIGDHQQLRPNVDTYKLTTDFNFNVSLMERLIKSNFPYKTLAKQNRMRPEFSALLHDIYPKLEDNLPRVSQNKPLGCLDKSMFFWTHNHTEKKERTITNEKEAEMVASLVLYLLSSGCKPNEVTVLAAYLGQVKTLRGKMKKHRIDYPELHPNDEQVTVQTIDMYQGDENKYVVVSLVRCNNNGNVGFLSKINRRCVAQSRAKCGMYFVGSADTLRGKEQGRRCWEKLLTGMEEQRCVGSKITLQCWKHKERSCKHAESASDVKSVVDDPLSLCKLRCGDQMSCKIPGHVCRKSCAPRHAHTLCTIIVQDTFPSCGHPVHRKCYELLNNLRCDTRVSYVFPDCNHVSSKKCHVNPTQLKCVEMVDYHFPGCNHPSSKKKKCYEKITWKCDKKEKFTKKDCGHELFRICQQKEEDVVCNVPCGRNRQGCGHPCTNLCGEDCSKGDCKICVEKQREKMEQFHDKAKRRIEEIKEKLKKEKEFSIEQISRDGAGSAEFQKVEDQVLKYIQQCHNWYPTVHKIEKVTNLKLEKRFEEAKSRAFGDNIDTKFHGTSDEGVADITRDGFRLPDQNPPPGKRGMYGQGIYFATDSSKSAQVIYNKDSNKLLVCQVLLGRSMIVRKADPKMDKAKLRNGRYDSVYAPRGSDVMNDEFVIFDPAQALPQYIVHYSTTGLPPPQQLPAAGQQFIQKNMKPSRTVDPKDPFQNYYNLAAQHYLSKCQTKKEIESIDVVINNKLLKKFEEKQKEFKSKGIPDGEILAYHGTSSVNIDSILRNNLDIKFAQRQAYGRGNYFSEFPEISMGYGDGLLLCRVLPGREWVDNSRNDILQGYDSKKVLHVQRGQPAANAFGVMVIIENSDQILPYFVIHLK, encoded by the exons ATGTCAGTACCACAGGTATCCACTGCACAGCCATCCCCAAAAGCGACAGCTTTCAAGGAATCTACAGATCAAGGATTAAATAGTCTTTTAAAGCGTATCGGAAGGTTTAATATTCCACAAGCAACAGCGCCTGGGACATCAgtaccacaggcaacccatgGAGTGTCAGTGGCAGCACAGGCATCCCATGGAATGTCATTACCACAAGCATCCGCTGCACAGCTATCCCCCGAAGCGACAGCTATGACAGCGTCCTTGCAGATTCCGCACAAGAGAGAAACGTCGTCTGACTTGCCAATCGCAAAGAGAATGGAAACAGATAAACCGGGAATCCCAGCAttacaaaaatcaaaaaacgaaaaaaagacACTTGGGAAAGGGGAAAGCTTATTACATGATCAAAGCACATCTTCTGCTTCTATGATAAAATCTGAGAAATCAGAAACAGCAAAGCCAAACGAAGGAACAACAATCGAAACGATTGGAGTCTCTACACAGACAAGAAACTCTGGTTGGTACCAAGGAACTGTATGTAAAGTTGTTGAGCGAGCTGTTTTTGTGAAACCTGCGACAGCCCTACCAGAAGATTACACCGAGAAGGACGTGTACATGCGACCTGACGCCCTGGGATCAAGTCTGTTGGCTATCAAGAGAGGAGACAGGCTAGAGTTTGTTTTAGGTAACAAGGATCAGGATAAGGTGAAGCCAAGGGCATTTAGGGTGAGATCGCTTGGGTATGCTCCGCGCGGCGTAGCGGAGCTGCAAGAATACCTGGAGCAGTACTTGGAGAAGCTGGAGAATACTGACTCCAACGGGCGTCAGGCCCTTCTGCTGGACACTCTACCCTGTAAGGCACTGTGGGAGCTGCTTGGAGACAGCATCTTTCCGAAGAACACCGTGAAAGTTGTGGACTACATGATAGCGCTCCTGGGGCTGATTGTTCGGTTAATGGACACTGGAAAGATTAACAGGAAGTTGATTGAGGGCATGACTTCAACCCTTCTGCAAGGCGCCTTGTTTCGGGATCACGATGACAAGGTGGGCCTTCCTGCAGCTATCCGTGACAATCCTATGGAGTCTTACTTTCATGAGAGAGTTACTGATCTTTGCATGGGCGTGGCACGACACGTGCCTGATGCTGCAAGAGCGCTTTTACCAACTGTGAAAGCGCTCTGTGAATCAATGTCGGGTGAGAAGACGCCCTTTCTCCTCGACTTACTCCAAATGCTTTTGTTACGCGGCGGCTCCTGCCTTCCAGAGTTAAGCACGTGGAATGAGATGCCGTTGGTTCCTGGAAGCAAGGAGCTGGCGGACCAGCTTGTAGTGGAAGACCCTCATCTGTCGCGAGTCAAAATGGGCTCAGAAACCTACAGTGGATCAGAGGAGTACATGGACACTTATTTCAG ATTGCTTCACGCAGAGACGTTCGCCTCTATCCAACGCGGCATCAAAGACCTGAAGAACAGCAAGCTTGACCCGCGCGACATGCACGTGTACTTCAAAATTCAGTTATCAGGTTACGAGGTCCATAACGCCGTGTTCTCCCTCGCCCTGCAGTTCACCCCTGCCAAGCCCGTGACCAAATGGGAGGCATCGCCACAGCTCATGTTCGGCAATCTGCTCTGCTTGTCGCCGAACAGGACATTTGAAGACGCCATATGGGCCACTGTGAGCAACAGGGATACCAACCTTCTCAACAAGTCTCAGCTTATTACTGTGGAGCTTTTAGACTGCAATACATTGAGTGTCAGTGACGTCATAAGCAGTCTGCAGCTCAATGATGGGCTAACGGTCATGGTAGAGTCACCTACGTACTTCCATGCCCTGAGACCTGTACTTAATTCCCTTCAGAAGTTTGAAATGGAAGACTTCCCGCTCAAGAATGAGATAGTGCACGCTAATTCATCGACGAATTTGCCAGCGTACCTAGACTCTGCACAAACTATCAACACAAAAGCAATTGAGGCTAATGTCACTGATGCATGGGATGTGGATGTTGACGAGTTTCTCTTATTGTTACCTAGAAACTTTAACACCCTATTAGAGTTTAGTCAAAGCGAAGCCCTGGTTCATGCCCTGAGTAATCGATTAGCTATTGTCCAAGGACCACCTGGCTGTGGCAAGACGTTTCTTGGCGTCAAGATAGTCCAGCTCCTCCTGTCTCTTCAGCCACAACTAACTGGACCCGTCCTGCTGCTGACTTACAAGAACCACGCACTTGATGAATTCCTGAAAGCGATGCTTCAGTTctgtgaaaaagaaaacatcgtGCGAATCGGTGGAAGATCTAAGGAGCCACAACTAGAGGAGTGCAATTTGCAGACCATCTTGAAAAATGAGAGGTACACGCAAGCAAGGTTTAATGAGATTCGAGATATCCGGATAGCAATTGGTGATAAAACGGAAGAAATCAAATCAATAGCTGGTACCATACGAAACAGCAGTTTCCTAACACCTGAATCACTTCTGCAAGAGATGTCTGAAGCACAGGTTGTTTCATTCATCCGGGATGCCGGCTGGAACAAAACAACCCTCGTTTATAGACCAAGCCCCAAGATCTGGGCTAGTAGGGAATGGGTAGCCAAGCTTGTGATATCCATAGAGCAGGTCACCACCGTCAAAACCCTTGTTCTTCATTGCTTCAAGGAGGGAGTTCCTAAGGATAACACTGATGCCCGCTACTGCTTTGAGTTGTTCAACAAGGCGCTAGAGACCTGGATTCCCGATCGGAAACAACTTGCAGAGCTAAGGAATCTGGAGGCGAGATTCGTCAAGGAAAGCTACGATGACGTTGAGAATGCAGCAGGCATCAATATTGAGCAAAAAAAAG ACAATAGGCGCAATGATAACGATGACGATGAATTCGATGAGGAAGAAGTGCAGGCTCTTCTAGACGCTAGACTGTCATCTCTCGGCGGCGATGGAAGGGGAGAGAGAAAAAGGGATAACTTGGTATTATTCGAGAAGAACAGCGCTGCAGTGCTTGTGAGTCTTCAGGATTATCCCCAGAACATGGAGCCGAGTAGCGCAATTCTAGCGGTGGAGAACCTGTGGTCTCTCAAGGGGATGCAGCGTTTTCAGTTTCTTTACACGATCCTGTACAACCGGTCCCACGGCACAGCTGACAAGCTGGGGGAGCTACTCGCTGAACTTGAAGAATTGAGAGACCGCAAGCAAG GTATCGAGACTCATCACAAGCTCGGGGTCCTTCAATCCAAGAAGATTGTGGGTGTTACTATCACAGGGGCGTCCATTAACCACGACCTGCTGCAGCTACTTGAACCCAGCGTCGTTATTGTGGAAGAAGCTGCGGAGATCCTGGAGCCCAGTCTTCTCGCAGCGCTGACACCACAGCTACAGCATCTTATCCTCATCGGAGACCATCAGCAGCTTAGACCAAAC gtggATACGTACAAACTCACGACTGATTTCAACTTCAATGTCTCGCTCATGGAGCGCCTTATCAAAAGCAACTTCCCATACAAGACCTTAGCGAAGCAAAACCGAATGCGCCCCGAGTTCTCAGCGCTCTTACACGACATATATCCAAAGCTAGAAGACAACCTCCCCCGCGTATCTCAGAACAAACCTCTGGGGTGCTTAGACAAGTCCATGTTCTTCTGGACACACAATCATACTGAGAAGAAAGAACGCACCATTACCAACGAGAAAGAGGCGGAGATGGTCGCGTCTCTTGTGCTCTATCTTCTAAGTAGCGGCTGTAAACCGAATGAGGTGACCGTGTTGGCCGCGTACCTTGGACAGGTCAAAACCTTACGCGGGAAGATGAAAAAGCACAGAATCGATTATCCAGAGCTTCACCCCAATGATGAGCAAGTGACAGTGCAGACGATTGATATGTACCAGGGCGACGAGAACAAGTATGTAGTGGTGTCACTGGTCAGATGTAACAACAATGGGAATGTGGGCTTCCTGAGTAAAATCAACCGACGGTGCGTGGCGCAATCGCGGGCTAAGTGCGGAATGTACTTTGTAGGCAGCGCTGATACTCTAAGGGGAAAAGAACAAGGCAGAAGATGCTGGGAGAAATTGCTGACCGGAATGGAAGAGCAGAGATGTGTGGGCTCTAAAATTACTTTACAG TGTTGGAAGCATAAAGAGCGCTCGTGCAAGCACGCAGAGAGTGCCTCAGACGTGAAGAGCGTCGTAGATGATCCGCTATCTCTCTGCAAGCTGCGATGCGGCGATCAAATGTCATGCAAGATTCCCGGTCACGTGTGCAGGAAGTCATGTGCTCCGCGCCACGCCCACACCTTGTGCACCATCATCGTACAGGACACGTTCCCCTCGTGCGGGCACCCTGTTCATCGAAAATGCTATGAACTTCTCAATAATCTGCGCTGTGATACCAGAGTCTCCTACGTCTTCCCTGACTGTAATCACGTGAGTTCCAAGAAGTGTCACGTGAACCCAACCCAGTTGAAATGCGTGGAAATGGTTGATTATCATTTCCCCGGATGTAATCATCCATCGTCTAAGAAGAAGAAGTGCTATGAAAAGATCACGTGGAAGTGTGACAAGAAAGAGAAGTTTACCAAGAAGGATTGCGGACACGAGCTGTTTAGGATTTGCCAGCAAAAGGAAGAGGACGTCGTGTGTAACGTACCTTGTGGGCGAAACCGACAAGGGTGTGGCCATCCGTGTACTAACCTCTGTGGCGAGGACTGCAGTAAAGGAGACTGCAAGATTTGTGTTGAAAAGCAGCGAGAAAAGATGGAGCAATTTCACGATAAGGCGAAAAGAAGAATAGaagaaatcaaagaaaaactcaagaaagaaaaagaattttCCATCGAGCAAATATCCCGAGACGGTGCAGGATCAGCTGAGTTCCAAAAAGTAGAAGACCAAGTCTTGAAGTACATCCAACAGTGCCACAACTGGTACCCGACTGTCCACAAAATCGAAAAGGTAACGAACTTGAAGCTCGAGAAGAGATTTGAGGAGGCCAAGTCAAGAGCATTTGGTGACAACATTGACACGAAGTTCCATGGGACATCGGACGAGGGCGTGGCGGATATCACTCGAGATGGGTTTAGGCTGCCTGACCAAAACCCTCCCCCAGGCAAGCGAGGGATGTATGGGCAGGGAATCTATTTTGCCACAGACTCGTCGAAGAGCGCACAGGTCATCTACAACAAGGACTCCAACAAACTCCTGGTGTGTCAGGTGTTACTGGGACGGAGCATGATTGTGAGGAAGGCTGATCCAAAAATGGACAAGGCGAAGCTCCGCAATGGAAGATACGATAG TGTGTACGCACCTCGAGGCTCTGACGTCATGAATGATGAGTTCGTCATCTTTGACCCGGCACAGGCTCTTCCCCAGTACATCGTGCACTACTCTACCACAGGCCTCCCTCCACCTCAACAGCTTCCTGCTGCAGGCCAGCAATTTATACAGAAAAACATGAAGCCATCTCGGACCGTGGACCCGAAAGATCCTTTTCAGAACTACTACAACCTCGCCGCACAGCATTATCTCAGCAAGTGCCAGACAAAGAAGGAGATAGAATCAATCGACGTCGTCATCAACAACAAGCTATTAAAAAAGTTTGAAGAAAAGCAGAAGGAGTTTAAAAGCAAAGGTATCCCAGACGGAGAAATTCTCGCCTACCACGGCACAAGTAGCGTCAATATTGACAGCATTCTGCGTAACAACCTCGATATCAAGTTCGCCCAAAGACAGGCATACGGTCGAGGAAACTACTTCTCGGAATTCCCTGAGATCAGCATGGGTTATGGTGACGGGTTGCTGCTATGTCGAGTTCTCCCAGGCCGTGAGTGGGTGGACAATAGTAGGAATGACATCCTTCAAGGGTACGATTCCAAGAAAGTTCTCCACGTGCAAAGAGGACAACCAGCCGCAAATGCTTTCGGTGTCATGGTCATCATCGAGAACTCGGATCAGATCCTTCCTTACTTCGTCATTCATCTCAAGTAA
- the LOC5506112 gene encoding ubiquitin carboxyl-terminal hydrolase 31 isoform X2 produces MSFKSRAASLGELNGGQSERSEETMERCKSSRSLAKKKSFRFGSKNREEGRKLSRKASMKSVSNMIQKIVVKMSSVAVQLPANETSSSNGDLTRVENASYKQRNSDDNLTTNKLDSGYDRTPEVFSLTGLKNHGNTCFINAIIQCLAHTDLLAEYFVMGGYKQDLKLRKGQIKKFGTKGEVTEKLAVLLKSLWYSEYSGEVSSEFKSVVGKHGAQYRGYSQHDAQEFLLWLLDIVHEDLNRATKRKYKANKDNLGRSDECIATEALNNHLRCNDSFVLDLFQAQYRSALSCPKCKQKSTTFDPFLCLSLPIPQRSLRPLLVTIVFVGASRAPLRIGVSVPISGSISDLCAAISEMTDIPCSSLIITELSSDGFNRRFYANQPLSIIHDSDAIYGFEAPQRLYPSQQNDGCSVTSPGMPEGPDSIVILLLNSQGQGRQIRRFGQPFVVHVLQELSFSKLQALFLHEMDRMLLDNADFQIKKHRQLFRLRVMNGLAGRSYLSSELDHPLYTATVESALTYNKGSTGPAHIRMVLEWESELRNSCIKPDVQDSPEEHTSVQNVQNLFSNTHAVNLDNCFELYTKDETLGLDDAWLCPRCKKLQQGTVKKLSLWSLPEVLIIHLKRFRQCPSGRTKLHTLVEFPVNDLDMSPHLEPRHKIIPDTHSVLTNWPHWRRTRRSSGVAGEDNLYDLYAVCNHLGNMSGGHYTAHCRNPTDGQWYLYDDTRVEQVPVNQVTTQAAYLLFYARRNLGCSSASESSGSLDHWTRRIPPRVSRESLVTSSREELNDDSNKPQQAEAIDAPKEPSMGPEGTVVAESCV; encoded by the exons atGAGTTTTAAATCCCGAGCCGCAAGCTTGGGCGAACTTAATGGCGGTCAGAGTGAAAGATCCGAAGAAACTATGGAAAGATGTAAAAGTTCGCGAAGTTTAGCGAAGAAGAAAAGCTTTCGCTTTGGTTCGAAGAATCGTGAAGAAGGGAGAAAACTCTCTCGAAAAGCATCCATGAAGTCTGTGTCTAATATGATACAAAAAATCGTGGTTAAAATGAGTTCTGTTGCGGTTCAACTACCGGCGAACGAAACTTCATCGAGTAATGGCGATTTGACAAGAGTCGAAAATGCCTCTTACAAACAGCGAAATAGCGACGATAATTTAACAACCAACAAACTTGACAGCGGCTATGATAGGACTCCAGAGGTGTTTTCTTTAACAGGACTAAAAAATCACGGGAATACGTGCTTTATAAATGCTATTATACAGTGTTTGGCACATACGGATTTATTGGCCGAGTATTTTGTCATGGGGGGCTATAAACAGGATTTGAAACTACGTAAGGGGCAAATCAAGAAATTCGGCACTAAAGGGGAAGTGACGGAGAAGCTAGCGGTTTTACTCAAGAGCTTGTGGTACAGCGAGTATTCAGGTGAAGTGAGTAGCGAGTTTAAATCGGTGGTTGGAAAACATGGAGCCCAATATCGGGGCTATTCGCAACACGACGCGCAAGAATTCTTGCTTTGGTTACTTGATATAGTTCACGAGGACCTAAATCGAGCGACAAAACGAAAGTACAAAGCTAATAAG GATAACTTAGGTCGCTCTGATGAATGCATAGCTACAGAGGCTCTGAACAATCACCTTCGCTGTAATGACAGTTTCGTACTAGATCTATTCCAAGCACAATACCGATCTGCACTTTCTTGTCCCAAATGCAAGCAGAAGTCCACTACATTTGATCCCTTTCTGTGTCTGTCCCTCCCCATACCTCAGAGAAGCCTCAGGCCATTGCTTGTGACCATTGTGTTTGTTGGCGCGTCTAGGGCGCCGCTAAGAATAGGAGTGAGCGTTCCTATAAGTGGGAGTATATCTGATCTCTGCGCAGCAATATCCGAGATGACCGATATCCCATGCAGCTCTCTCATTATCACTGAACTCAGTTCTGATGGCTTTAATCGACGTTTCTATGCCAACCAGCCGTTAAGCATCATTCATGATAGTGATGCCATATATGGATTTGAAGCACCACAGAGATTGTACCCATCCCAACAGAATGATGGATGCTCTGTGACCTCTCCCGGTATGCCGGAAGGTCCTGACTCTATAGTCATTCTGTTGTTGAACAGCCAAGGTCAGGGAAGACAAATTCGTAG GTTTGGTCAACCATTTGTAGTCCATGTGCTACAGGAGCTAAGCTTTTCTAAACTGCAAGCCTTGTTTCTCCATGAGATGGACAGGATGCTTTTAGACAATGCTGACTTTCAG atTAAAAAGCACAGGCAGCTATTTCGGTTGCGTGTGATGAATGGCTTGGCTGGGCGGAGTTACCTATCATCTGAACTAGACCACCCCCTGTACACTGCAACTGTCGAAAG TGCCCTGACATACAACAAGGGCTCCACAGGTCCTGCACACATCAGAATGGTGTTGGAATGGGAATCAGAGCTGAGGAACAG CTGCATCAAGCCAGATGTCCAAGATAGCCCAGAAGAGCACACCAGTGTGCAGAATGTCCAGAATCTGTTCAGCAACACCCACGCTGTCAACCTAGATAACTGCTTTGAGCTCTACACCAAAGATGAAACG CTGGGCCTGGACGATGCATGGCTGTGTCCGAGATGCAAAAAGTTACAGCAAGGCACAGTCAAGAAGCTTAGCCTCTGGTCTCTACCCGAGGTTCTCATCATACACCTCAAGAGGTTCCGCCAG TGTCCATCTGGTCGTACAAAGCTGCACACGCTAGTGGAATTCCCTGTGAATGACCTTGATATGTCACCCCACCTTGAGCCCCGACACAAGATCATACCCGACACCCACTCGGTACTCACCAACTGGCCCCACTGGCGACGTACCAGAAGAAGCTCGGGCGTGGCAGGGGAGGACAACCTGTACGACCTGTATGCTGTTTGTAACCACCTCGGCAACATGAGCGGGGGTCACTACACGGCACACTGCCGTAACCCTACGGATGGGCAGTGGTACCTGTACGATGACACTAGGGTAGAGCAG GTCCCGGTTAACCAAGTAACCACACAGGCAGCCTATCTTCTATTCTACGCTCGCCGTAACCTCGGCTGCTCCTCGGCATCTGAGTCGTCGGGCTCGTTAGACCACTGGACGCGAAGAATACCACCACGCGTGTCTCGCGAGTCACTCGTGACAAGCTCGCGCGAGGAGCTGAACGATGATTCAAACAAACCACAGCAAG CCGAAGCCATTGACGCCCCGAAGGAGCCGAGCATGGGACCCGAGGGAACAGTCGTCGCTGAGTCATGTGTATAG